One genomic region from Yarrowia lipolytica chromosome 1C, complete sequence encodes:
- a CDS encoding uncharacterized protein (Compare to YALI0C21186g, no similarity), whose product MSTTPPRLPQLQGLTPLRFSPYRRSGNSPRSKRLSNYRRDGHKHPSHNKQGVASKTLATSTSMDSLASISSVSADVIFQDLRKSEVNYLEELQLLIQSDLSPRMTSVVRKLKLLHDNMPTDGFFNWARDVTPLYASYISEYTIDATTSTHMLYLLKRPLVRIRYLAKVMKKLAENSPEFESRRQTAIKFRDLTRLARDRAESERERVDLTTFNFDRVVHFDNLQETYDDFDYTTTLHRDYFEMCVKHRSGKSFEKKMVEVFLVTDTVTPNKGMPSNKISADAFTDTFQGLAICALEDPGRSLLFPRFKRGDFVLVEQPKSRLSSRQAKYEIVLQASNHSTVVLYCPELDQVKLWSRVLGHLFGHVTDYSASKASSDLLKLTFGREYSFGIESSRILAGGGGLGIEIKEEKQEEVNKKEKLVDKPLPRDIKNVPQLESSLSLGDSLFGESLDKFKYDKPVEALNVVKNKKEEKEQIKPAPTTAPPPPPAPTVAAPAPPSKPSFAAAALVASDVTKGDSVKPVDVIKLVTEAPSQSTSMESFTSEIMDRGSSDSSWSELEEEDVEEEVEEEETKPLVRDESRGSVDLPIIEPKECSSPASTLRPMSAYETASEQTPASPNFPPRPRDNSAAIATRRCAAATSLVEARVPAANRDAFNKSSSVIGGNQYETMTSFTANTTPSGLKPLPWKSSAMLRSNRFVPLPPDGAQSKFSPELEEDSGFKFGKKWWSRSGKTKEAKRQEKETKRLEKEAVKERERLWYENNKKEKEDRLREMRREKEKTVVAEEAVSEHTPATKSRNAFAALKTVSQLVKSKPPTFEPTFQMIQPKSDYSASPSSLSSCSIDTPRMSALLPSPLVLQNPARNQPATVEQNNTGFDAVPVERVDGFEMVSPTQNAMTAPLPQVPVMQSTQDVPPVPTVKVEAPTPVVASIPVVPTIAAAFASTKAAKVPVAAPPVPAAPVSAPPVPQTASTMPYNMDNSSVATITATNISTADIATEASASTSSFVTAPSVSPPKKLAPPPPPSRRKNSASSTASSSSIKSDLQAMSRSLNESLSRSASQSMSTSTSTSTIASLANEEKELMRSGSIHSSADVAATVVKQLEAPSRSPSLSHHLRSAKSMDSLPSSISSKSIASMGREDSGFSFLEPGFFGNSEQQEQDHEHNSDSDSDADSVHLLDTPEIEQLEMTQVKAKAVMVTSKLPSEPSDSSISSKRSIASGTSSTSVTSASSSKNSIRFTPLRNAKSEEMLLKSGPSSFNKAASTSSSSSEESEESDTLAPLIKVKQRVSRVGSPAECLAAPAVVTSVNDGTTIFTVNAFTSRWKGNSWETLSDSMIALKVCIGSEGGRLEVGANSILLNKQSALRRGTAVDVQLRQSTDIYSFRLRNSREADALLSACNSAKKDLVERPLVSNRSSYTASICSDSSLGTVGSGSGPLSLKPRNKLSLLAQDDGLLLLQNLKARLFLSPRMSKLWLGLGVGLVTVNVSTEDLMTNAKTVTMKQQGFGEAVFSGSLPAQAFAKDGNGIRVYADYQQLGHDAMSQRDLSSNVYYLQLKGEKEVDRVFEIFTTS is encoded by the exons ATGTCAACCACCCCGCCACGACTGCCACAGCTTCAGGGCCTCACCCCGCTGCGCTTCTCGCCCTACCGACGCAGCGGCAACAGTCCTCGAAGCAAACGACTCAGCAACTACCGACGAGacggacacaaacacccctCCCACAACAAGCAGGGAGTCGCATCCAAGACGCTGGCGACCTCGACGTCGATGGACTCGCTGGCGTCCATCTCGTCCGTGTCGGCGGACGTGATTTTCCAGGACCTACGCAAGAGCGAGGTCAACTatctggaggagctccagCTACTGATCCAGAGCGATCTGAGCCCGCGAATGACCTCGGTTGTCAGAAAGCTCAAGTTGCTGCACGATAACATGCCCACAGATGGCTTTTTCAATTGG GCCCGAGACGTTACTCCCCTATACGCCTCTTATATTTCCGAATACACCATCGACGCCACCACATCAACACACATGCTCTATCTTCTCAAGCGCCCCCTTGTGCGAATCCGGTACCTCGCTaaggtgatgaagaagctggCAGAAAACTCGCCTGAGTTTGAGAGCAGACGCCAGACCGCTATCAAGTTCAGAGACCTCACACGTctggcacgtgaccgagcCGAGTCTGAGCGAGAGCGGGTCGATCTCACCACCTTCAACTTTGACCGGGTTGTTCACTTTGACAACCTCCAGGAGACGTACGACGACTTTGactacaccaccaccctGCATCGAGACTACTTTGAAATGTGTGTCAAACACCGAAGTGGAAAGTCCTTTGAGAAGAAAATGGTCGAGGTGTTTCTGGTCACAGACACAGTCACCCCCAACAAGGGTATGCCAAGCAACAAGATTTCGGCCGATGCATTCACAGACACCTTCCAGGGCTTAGCTATTTGTGCTCTTGAAGACCCCGGCCGAAGTCTTCTTTTCCCTCGGTTCAAGAGAGGCGACTTTGTGCTGGTTGAGCAGCCCAAGTCCCGTCTTTCCAGTCGACAGGCCAAGTACGAAATCGTGCTGCAAGCATCCAACCACAGCACAGTGGTGTTATACTGCCCAGAGTTGGACCAGGTGAAGCTGTGGTCACGAGTTCTGGGCCACCTGTTTGGCCATGTGACCGATTATTCTGCTTCCAAGGCGTCTTCCGATCTGCTAAAACTCACTTTTGGCCGTGAGTATTCCTTCGGCATTGAGTCTTCTCGCATTCTTGCTGGAGGCGGCGGTCTCGGAATtgagatcaaggaggagaaacaGGAGGAAGTAAACAAAAAGGAGAAGCTTGTGGACAAGCCCCTACCTCGAGACATCAAGAACGTTCCCCAATTGGAATCGTCCTTGTCTCTGGGTGACTCTCTGTTTGGAGAGTCTCtcgacaagttcaagtacgaCAAGCCCGTTGAGGCTCTGAACGTTGTCAAGAACAAAAAGGAAGAGAAAGAGCAGATCAAGCCTGCACCAACTACTGccccccctcctcctcctgctcccacTGTGGccgctcctgctcctccttccaaGCCCTCGtttgcagcagcagccctTGTTGCCAGTGACGTGACCAAGGGTGATTCTGTCAAGCCCGTTGACGTTATCAAGCTCGTCACTGAGGCACCATCTCAGTCCACATCTATGGAATCGTTCACCAGCGAAATTATGGATCGAGGAAGCAGCGATTCCAGCTGGAgcgagttggaggaggaagatgttgaggaggaagtcgaggaggaggaaaccAAGCCTCTCGTCCGAGATGAGTCGCGTGGCTCCGTTGATTTGCCCATCATCGAGCCCAAAGAGTGCTCCTCACCTGCATCCACTCTGCGACCCATGTCGGCCTATGAGACCGCCTCCGAGCAGACCCCCGCCTCTCCTAACTTCCCTCCTCGGCCTAGAGACAACTCTGCCGCCATTGCTACCCGCCGATGTGCTGCAGCCACTTCTCTGGTCGAGGCCCGGGTTCCGGCAGCCAACAGAGATGCCTTTAAcaagtcttcttctgtgaTTGGCGGCAACCAGTACGAGACCATGACGTCGTTCACCGCCAATACCACCCCAAGCGGCTTGAAGCCTCTGCCCTGGAAATCCTCGGCAATGCTGCGATCAAACAGGTTCGTGCCTCTGCCTCCGGACGGCGCCCAGAGCAAGTTTTCCCCCGAGCTTGAGGAGGACAGTGGCTTCAAGTTTGGCAAAAAGTGGTGGTCGCGAAGCGggaagaccaaggaggccaagcggcaggagaaggaaacGAAGCGGCTGGAGAAAGAGGCTGTGAAGGAGCGCGAGCGACTCTGGTACGAgaacaacaagaaggagaaggaggataGACTGCGGGAGATGCGACgtgagaaggagaagactgTGGTGGCCGAGGAAGCCGTGAGTGAGCATACTCCTGCCACCAAGAGCCGCAACGCctttgctgctctcaagaccGTCTCTCAGCTGGTCAAGTCCAAGCCTCCCACTTTCGAGCCCACTTTCCAGATGATCCAGCCCAAGTCCGATTACTCTGCCAGTCCTTCATCTCTGTCGTCTTGTTCCATTGACACTCCCCGAATGTCTGCTCTTCTGCCCTCCCCTCTGGTGCTACAGAACCCCGCTCGAAATCAGCCTGCTACTGTTGAGCAAAACAACACTGGATTTGACGCTGTTCCTGTTGAGCGAGTGGACGGCTTTGAGATGGTGTCTCCCACTCAGAATGCCATGACTGCCCCCCTTCCTCAGGTGCCGGTTATGCAGTCTACTCAGGACGTACCTCCTGTGCCCACAGTCAAGGTTGAGGCTCCCACTCCTGTCGTTGCGTCTATTCCTGTTGTGCCTACCATTGCTGCCGCCTTTGCGAGCACCAAGGCGGCCAAGGTTCCTGTGGCAGCAcctcctgttcctgctgCACCTGTTTCGGCACCACCCGTTCCTCAGACTGCTTCTACCATGCCCTACAACATGGACAACTCTTCTGTGGCCACCATCACTGCCACGAACATTTCCACAGCTGACATTGCCACCGAAGCTTCTGCGTCCACATCCAGCTTCGTAACTGCCCCCTCTGTCTCCCCTCCTAAGAAGCTtgctccccctcctcctccttctcgacgAAAGAACAGTGCTTCTTCCACcgcctcgtcgtcgtccatcAAGTCCGATCTGCAGGCCATGTCCCGGTCGCTCAACGAGTCTCTGTCTCGTTCTGCCTCCCAGTCAATGAGCACTTCCACTTCGACTTCCACAATCGCCTCCCTTGCTaatgaagagaaggagttgaTGCGAAGTGGCAGCATCCACAGCTCAGCTGATGTTGCTGCCACTGTTGTGAAACAGCTCGAGGCCCCCTCTCGATCGCCCTCTCTCTCGCACCACCTCCGGTCGGCCAAATCCATGGACTCTCTACCctcttccatctcttccAAGAGCATTGCCAGCATGGGACGGGAGGATTCCGGATTCAGTTTCCTTGAACCTGGTTTCTTCGGCAACAGTGAgcaacaggaacaggacCATGAGCACaactctgactctgactccGACGCTGACTCTGTCCATCTGCTTGATACTCCTGAGatcgagcagctggaaaTGACGCAAGTCAAGGCAAAGGCCGTGATGGTCACCTCCAAGCTCCCCTCAGAGCCCTCGGACTCGTCCATTTCGTCCAAGCGATCCATTGCGTCTGGTACATCGTCTACGTCGGTcacctcggcctcctcctccaagaaCTCCATCCGATTCACTCCACTGAGAAACGCAAAGTCCGAAGAGATGCTGCTCAAGTCTGGCCCTTCGTCCTTCAACAAGGCCGCGTCCacctcgtcttcttcgtccGAGGAATCTGAGGAGTCTGATACTCTTGCTCCCCTGATCAAGGTCAAGCAGCGAGTGTCACGAGTGGGTTCTCCTGCCGAGTGTCTGGCAGCTCCTGCGGTGGTCACCTCTGTCAATGACGGTACTACCATCTTCACTGTCAACGCCTTCACTTCTCGGTGGAAGGGCAACTCTTGGGAGACACTGTCTGATTCGATGATTGCTCTCAAGGTGTGTATTGGCTCTGAGGGCGGTCGTCTAGAAGTTGGTGCCAACTCCattctgctcaacaagcagTCTGCTCTGCGACGAGGAACCGCTGTCGATGTGCAGCTCCGCCAGTCGACGGATATTTACTCGTTCCGACTGCGAAACTCCCGGGAAGCCGACGCACTGCTGTCGGCATGCAACTCGGCCAAAAAGGACCTTGTGGAGCGACCCCTCGTCTCCAACCGGTCTTCCTACACGGCCTCCATCTGCTCAGATAGCTCTTTGGGTACCGTGggttctggatctggccCCTTGAGTCTCAAGCCCCGAAACAAGCTGTCTCTGCTGGCCCAGGACGATGgacttctgcttctgcagaATCTCAAGGCTAGACTTTTCCTGTCTCCTCGAATGTCCAAGCTCTGGCTTGGTCTGGGCGTGGGGCTGGTCACCGTTAACGTGTCCACCGAGGATCTGATGACCAATGCCAAGACGGTGACTATGAAGCAGCAGGGTTTTGGAGAAGCCGTGTTTTCGGGCTCTCTCCCCGCCCAGGCCTTTGCCAAGGACGGCAATGGCATCCGGGTGTACGCTGACTATCAGCAGCTCGGCCACGACGCCATGTCTCAACGAGACCTGTCGTCTAACGTTTACTACCTCCAGTTGAAGGGTGAAAAGGAGGTTGATAGAGTGTTTGAAATCTTTACCACCAGTTAG
- a CDS encoding uncharacterized protein (Compare to YALI0C21274g, highly similar to uniprot|Q6CB79 Yarrowia lipolytica YALI0C21252g) codes for MLFKTLLISATAALAAPVACDTQVDTQSNTQKYSLNAILPGQGASGMKPLQVREDSIVYGLTQGYSYFKLDAVGDNLVNVESPGQGPRELYAADDGELVVNEHPAQVGKGYNGGWEFKGDGSVQDVTYYGANEWYSCTSKDDPLHGGQVVHIKKGDKYACENPIKLTIVAAKD; via the coding sequence ATGCTCTTCAAAACTCTTCTCATCTCTGCCACTGCTGCTCTGGCTGCTCCTGTCGCTTGCGACACCCAGGTTGACACTCAGTCAAACACCCAGAAGTACTCCCTGAATGCCATCCTGCCTGGTCAGGGAGCCTCTGGTATGAAGCCTCTGCAGGTCCGAGAAGACTCTATCGTCTACGGTCTCACTCAGGGCTACTCTTACTTCAAGCTTGATGCTGTTGGGgacaatctcgtcaatgtGGAGTCTCCCGGCCAGGGTCCCAGAGAGCTCTATGCTGCTGATGATGGCGAGCTTGTCGTCAACGAGCACCCTGCCCAGGTTGGAAAAGGATACAACGGAGGTTGGGAGTTCAAGGGTGACGGATCTGTCCAGGACGTGACCTACTACGGAGCCAACGAGTGGTACTCTTGTACCTCCAAGGATGATCCTCTCCACGGCGGCCAGGTTGTCcacatcaagaagggcgaCAAGTACGCCTGTGAAAACCCCATCAAGCTTACCATTGTTGCTGCCAAGGACTAG
- a CDS encoding uncharacterized protein (Compare to YALI0C21296g, no similarity), translating into MDTPTRPRADLGSINLLKGSIRNSIRKNADKSANKENRPVDVDTKSHEHKQYEHKQYEISSPRADIQTVKTSVDVNSPSVMATFDSNGQRIFQYGRPASPTKQLRKSRSNASISGPAAADSSFSMPSPQIAHLSPKFKRENDSWSTPRIQANNRTKRPPSTPLTPGQFQQNVRRVKLGTPATVSTCNLFYPPSHGLADDGDDEDDKEDSENHTAPFPTIPAFSIDTPVICKPLPSFNPNWDSPDCHLSDSTPMGTPDTVLKMRQYITKLKSKPRFVSLADEDAANVSLSQSQDTSQDSSFGPVSPVKSRKQPLIDLADLESQLVTQRYDLEIEQMTDVLDFMKLEAKLKV; encoded by the coding sequence ATGGACACTCCGACCCGTCCCCGAGCCGATCTGGGCTCCATCAACCTGCTCAAGGGCTCAATTCGCAACTCGATCCGAAAGAACGCCGACAAGAGTGCAAACAAGGAGAACCGACCGGTGGATGTCGACACAAAGTCGCACGAACACAAGCAGTACGAACACAAGCAGTACGAAATCAGCTCACCCAGAGCCGACATACAAACGGTCAAGACTTCGGTGGACGTAAACAGCCCCTCCGTGATGGCCACGTTCGATTCCAATGGCCAGCGAATCTTCCAATATGGACGTCCTGCCAGTCCCACAAAACAGCTGCGAAAGTCGCGATCGAATGCCTCCATTTCtggaccagcagcagccgaCTCGTCATTCAGCATGCCTTCACCCCAAATCGCACACTTGTCGCCCAAGTTCAAGCGAGAAAACGACTCGTGGAGCACCCCCAGAATCCAGGCCAACAACCGAACCAAAAGACCCCCTAGCACACCGCTGACTCCCGGACAGTTCCAGCAAAACGTGCGACGTGTCAAACTGGGCACACCCGCTACAGTGAGCACATGCAACCTCTTTTaccctccttctcatgGACTGGctgatgatggagatgacgaagacgacaagGAAGACTCGGAAAACCACACGGCCCCTTTCCCAACGATACCCGCTTTCAGCATTGACACACCGGTCATTTGCAAGCCCCTGCCTTCATTCAACCCCAACTGGGACTCTCCTGATTGCCATCTCAGTGACTCTACGCCCATGGGAACCCCCGACACGGTGCTGAAGATGAGACAATACAtcaccaagctcaagagCAAGCCGCGCTTTGTGTCTTTGGCTGACGAAGATGCTGCGAATGTGTCTCTGTCGCAGTCGCAGGACACGTCCCAGGACTCTTCTTTCGGTCCTGTTTCTCCTGTCAAGTCTCGAAAGCAGCCTCTCATTGATCTTGCGGATCTCGAGTCGCAGCTTGTGACCCAGAGATACGATCTGGAGATTGAACAGATGACCGACGTGTTGGATTTTATGAAGCTTGAGGCCAAACTGAAGGTGtag
- a CDS encoding uncharacterized protein (Compare to YALI0C21131g, weakly similar to uniprot|Q8R3N6 Mus musculus Similar to nuclear matrix protein p84) → MEKKLVTILDKVSGHYKTDYTRLESKTIEKSGFRQWCEKYMDANPTDNLDNIFRQVMFEKIMLQPEDKRGRSLAALLDCITYESQTTSSDEKPLLESTLTLALVEDIFDIHTVDWCRHFWTHYLVSREEQLMNVSRNQASSNSVTRLSGRKAPGTTLIRLANALLRRVSKSRDAVFAGEILIFLSRAFPLSERSGLNQKGEFNVENITVFEGYEGAKEHKEVDEDEDEDDDEDDNDDDDEDENENEDKDVDMGVDEMKEKVKEKTATPATSKEHTQEPSDSPYALFWGLQKYFADPTILLNSKEPEVEMNKLQTCLKATVKTLRSHDGSTEIAQGGGTRWAKRDSREGGNRGGNTSAAGGGSGGSRDFGNSRGHSANNHSSRTLNAKWLTNPDLFTLQLSDTNFRRAIWTQILIFSEFMLSLTEKNKAKIPATATNRSVQYQYTLSAADEIYFESVVAHFESSGKNKPPYKPGHSPDFNAVLSRIIPHVFKFDEKWVEWKLENCPAYEKPVMNNIDEVEGVEELITKLGHVRPRWRYEMGTEALTKIMAVECGLSLLEKKPDLPSIGTPQVYIDKLSELDKVKKLDWDFLDEAEQAKCLEDISAADWLGWRAARVGGLWSKLGEATVLNEVVNGAKDQKDTRESVDIEEGGAVEVEEEADEEAEAENADTECIKRPLEESEGDDEGTPSKKIKKDEEAEVEPVAVQDSDSKALSVVKEEAEADA, encoded by the coding sequence ATGGAAAAAAAGCTGGTGACGATCCTGGATAAGGTCAGTGGCCACTACAAGACCGATTACACCCGTCTAGAGTCAAAAACGATCGAAAAAAGCGGATTCCGACAATGGTGCGAAAAATACATGGACGCCAACCCCACCGACAACCTTGATAACATCTTCCGACAAGTTAtgtttgagaagatcaTGCTACAACCAGAGGACAAGAGAGGACGATCTCTAGCTGCTCTACTCGACTGCATCACCTATGAGTCTCAAACAACTTCATCCGACGAGAAGCCGCTTCTAGAATCAACTTTGACACTTGCTCTGGTCGAAGACATTTTCGACATTCACACAGTCGACTGGTGCCGCCACTTTTGGACCCACTACCTGGTATCACGTGAGGAACAGCTGATGAACGTGTCACGAAACCAGGCGTCATCGAACTCGGTGACACGGCTTAGTGGCCGCAAGGCACCAGGCACCACCCTGATTCGACTGGCCAATGCTCTGCTGCGACGAGTGAgtaagtcacgtgatgccGTTTTTGCCGGCGAGATTCTTATTTTTCTGTCACGTGCTTTCCCGCTGAGTGAGCGATCTGGCTTGAATCAGAAGGGCGAGTTCAATGTGGAGAACATCACTGTGTTTGAAGGATACGAGGGAGCCAAGGAGCACAAGGAggttgatgaagatgaagatgaagatgacgatgaagatgacaatgacgatgacgatgaagatgaaaatgaaaatgaagaCAAGGATGTCGATATGGGCGTGGATGAAATGAAGGAAAAGGTGAAGGAGAAAACTGCTACTCctgccacctccaaggaACATACACAGGAGCCGTCTGACTCGCCATATGCACTGTTTTGGGGTTTACAAAAGTATTTTGCCGATCCTACAATTTTGCTCAATTCCAAGGAGCCAGAAGTTGAGATGAACAAGCTTCAAACGTGTCTAAAAGCGACTGTCAAGACTCTGAGAAGTCATGATGGATCTACGGAGAttgcccaaggaggaggaacaagATGGGCGAAACGGGActctcgagaaggaggaaacCGAGGCGGAAACACATCAGCTGCGGGAGGGGGAAGTGGAggttcacgtgactttggAAACTCGCGAGGGCATTCTGCTAACAATCATTCGTCTCGAACATTGAATGCCAAGTGGTTGACTAATCCGGACTTATTCACACTGCAGTTGTCCGACACCAACTTCCGACGAGCTATCTGGACCCAGATTCTTATCTTTTCCGAGTTTATGCTTTCGCTGaccgagaagaacaaggcAAAAATCCCTGCCACAGCTACAAACAGAAGCGTCCAGTACCAATACACGCTTTCTGCTGCAGATGAGATATACTTTGAATCTGTTGTCGCTCATTTCGAGTCATCGGGCAAGAACAAGCCCCCCTATAAGCCTGGTCACAGTCCTGATTTCAACGCAGTGTTGTCTCGCATCATTCCTCATGTCTTCAAGTTTGACGAAAAGTGGGTCGAGTGGAAGCTAGAGAACTGTCCTGCCTACGAGAAGCCCGTCATGAACAACATTGACGAGGTTGAAGGTGTTGAGGAGCTCATTACAAAGCTGGGCCATGTTCGACCTCGATGGAGATACGAGATGGGTACCGAAGCTCTCACAAAAATCATGGCTGTTGAGTGCGGTCTTTCTCTACTGGAAAAGAAGCCGGATCTCCCCTCTATTGGCACTCCTCAGGTATATATTGACAAGCTGAGTGAGCTTGATaaggtcaagaagctggactGGGACTTCCTGGATGAGGCGGAGCAGGCCAAGTGTCTGGAAGATatctctgctgctgactGGCTCGGCTGGCGAGCAGCACGTGTGGGTGGTCTTTGGAGCAAGCTGGGTGAGGCTACTGTTCTTAACGAGGTTGTCAACGGAGCCAAGGACCAGAAGGATACACGGGAGAGCGTGGATATTGAGGAGGGAGGGGCGGTTgaagtggaagaggaggctgatgaggaggctgaggctgagAACGCTGATACCGAGTGTATTAAGCGACCGTTGGAAGAGTCTGAGGGGGATGACGAGGGCACTCCTagcaagaagatcaagaaggatgagGAAGCAGAGGTGGAGCCTGTGGCGGTCCAGGATTCTGACTCCAAGGCACTGAGCGTTGTCAAGGAAGAGGCCGAGGCGGATGCCTAG
- a CDS encoding uncharacterized protein (Converted to coding from non-coding YALI0C21153g, no similarity frameshift no start) — MQHPKPHALVTTALAFVVESNTVYPTSVAVYPTSVEAMVNSYLDIVITFYETDSPVITTNYAGSTVVVYTKSTVTSTVCTRSVEATPTVEDKDDVVAVFVTNCPVNTNAAGATIVSHTQSTVTSIVCTKCGKKAAETPQADTPKTSSKMETPKASSQTEIPKASPKVESPETDETIRLTQTLTHTLNRQPTAPAQVHDESIPAQANSASKAAAGAAVVVLPMVLAALL, encoded by the exons ATGCAGCACCCTAAACCCCACGCTCTCGTTACGACTGCTCTCGCTTTTGTCGTCGAGTCCAACACCGTTTATCCCACCTCTGTCGCCGTTTATCCCACCTCCGTCGAAGCCATGGTCAACTCCTACCT TGATATTGTGATCACTTTCTACGAGACTGACAGCCCCGTTATCACCACCAATTATGCTGGCTCCACCGTTGTCGTCTACACCAAGTCGACCGTGACCTCCACTGTCT GCACAAGGTCCGTCGAGGCCACTCCCACCgtggaggacaaggatgATGTTGTCGCCGTCTTTGTCACCAACTGTCCCGTTAACACCAACGCTGCTGGTGCCACGATCGTCTCTCACACCCAGTCCACCGTCACTTCTATTGTCTGCACCAAATGTGGcaagaaggctgctgagaCCCCCCAAGCTGACACTCCCAAGACTTCCTCCAAGATGGAGACTCCCAAGGCTTCCTCCCAGACTGAAATCCCCAAGGCCTCTCCTAAGGTCGAGTCCCCCGAGACTGATGAGACCATCCGACTCACCCAGACTCTGACCCACACCCTCAACCGCCAGCCCACTGCTCCTGCACAGGTCCACGATGAGAGCATCCCTGCTCAAGCCAACAGTGCTTCCAAGGCTGCCGCAGGTGCTGCTGTCGTTGTCCTGCCAATGGTCCTTGCTGCTCTCCTCTAA
- a CDS encoding uncharacterized protein (Compare to YALI0C21252g, highly similar to uniprot|Q6CI06 Yarrowia lipolytica YALI0A02783g), whose translation MLFKTLLISATAVLAAPIACEQPQEHVEANSNSNPKYSLNAILPGQGASGMKGLQIRGDDIVYGLTQGYSYFKLEAVGDNLVNVESPGQGPRELYAADNGELVINEHPAQVGKGYDGGWKFEGDGPVKSVTYYGANEWYSCTSKDDPLHGGQVVYIKKGDNYACKDPIHFTVAATKE comes from the coding sequence ATGCTCTTCAAGACTCTTCTCATTTCTGCCACTGCCGTTCTTGCTGCCCCCATTGCTTGCGAGCAGCCCCAGGAGCACGTTGAagccaactccaactccaaccccaagtaCTCTCTGAACGCCATTCTCCCTGGCCAGGGCGCCTCTGGCATGAAGGGACTCCAGATCCGAGGGGACGACATTGTATACGGACTCACCCAAGGTTACTCTTACTTCAAGCTCGAGGCCGTTGGTGACAACCTCGTCAACGTCGAATCTCCTGGCCAGGGTCCCAGAGAGCTCTATGCTGCTGATAACGGAGAGCTGGTGATCAACGAGCATCCTGCTCAGGTTGGAAAGGGCTACGACGGAGGATGGAAGTTTGAGGGTGATGGACCTGTCAAGTCTGTCACTTACTATGGAGCCAACGAGTGGTACTCTTGTACCTCCAAGGATGATCCTCTGCACGGTGGCCAGGTGGTCtacatcaagaagggcgaTAACTACGCCTGCAAGGACCCCATCCACTTCACCGTTgccgccaccaaggagtAG
- a CDS encoding uncharacterized protein (Compare to YALI0C21219g, no similarity), protein MDCPPDIIEQTQNLLFSVITSIIQSKDRIKEKRKALVAAEKEVFECRKALKKELLMLKRAETHMLELEDELRILDNVHEMQTLQVRGNDVVSGHTQGFYHFKVQDVGAVMVNVVADGADSRLAPPVEVERNTGGWAFKDDGSLKNVSSYGTNEFTLASSETDPLHGGQVLYVFSGGYQCEDPVKFSIGTTL, encoded by the exons ATGGATTGCCCGCCCGACATTATAGAACAAACTCAAAACCTGCTTTTCTCAGTCATAACGAGCATCATCCAGTCCAAAGACCGAATCaaagaaaagagaaagGCGCTGGTGGCGGCTGAAAAGGAGGTTTTTGAGTGCCGAAAGgcgctcaagaaggagctcttGATGCTCAAGAGAGCTGAAACGCACATGCTGGAGTTGGAAGACGAGCTGAGAATCCTGGAT AATGTTCACGAAATGCAGACTCTTCAGGTTCGAGGTAATGATGTGGTCTCCGGCCACACACAGGGCTTCTACCACTTCAAGGTCCAGGATGTAGGGGCAGTCATGGTCAATGTTGTTGCTGACGGCGCTGACTCTCGACT CGCTCCTCCTGTGGAAGTGGAAAGAAACACCGGCGGCTGGGCTTTCAAGGACGACGGCTCCCTCAAGAATGTCTCTTCTTACGGCACCAACGAGTTTACTCTTGCCTCTTCCGAGACGGACCCTCTTCATGGAGGCCAGGTTCTTTATGTCTTCAGCGGAGGATATCAGTGCGAAGACCCCGTCAAGTTTTCCATTGGTACTACTCTGTAA